Within the Streptomyces sp. NBC_00353 genome, the region CTCGCACCGAGCACGGTCAGGCCCTGGGTGGCGACCACGACCGGTTCCAGTGCGACGGAGACCACCTCGGGGTGGTCGTCGACGAGCCGGGACACCCGCAGCAGCAGCTCTTCGAGCGCCGCTGTGTCGACGGGCGCCGAGCCGCGCCAGCCGAAGAGGACCGGGGCCGCCCGAATGGACCGGATGAGCTCGGCGGCGTCGCGGTCGGTGGCCGGAACGAGGCGGTGGGCGGTGTCGCCGAGGAGCTCGGAGGGCGCGCCGGCCAGCCCGAAGGAGAGGACGGCACCCGCGGCCGGGTCGATCGTGGCCCGTACGACGGTGTCCACGCCGCGCGGTGCCATGGACTGGACGACGGGCTGGAGCTCGGTGGGCTTGCCGAGCAGGTCGGTCAGCTCGCCGTAGGCCCGGCGCAGCGCGGTCTCGTTGGCAACGTCCAGCCGGACGCCGCCGAGGTCGGCGCGGTGACGCAGATGCGGTGCGGTGGTCTTGAGCGCGACCGGATAGCCGAGCCGGGCCGCCGCAGCGACGGCGGCGTCCGGGTCGGGGGCCGGGAGCGTCGGTCGTACGGTGATCCCGTAGCGGCCCAGCAGTTCGCACGCCTCGTCGTGACTGAGCGGGCGGCCGCGCGGGTCGGGGTCGGGCCCGAGGAGCGCGTCGATACGCGCGGCGGCGCCGGCCTCGTCGATGGTGTCGTCGAGGAACTCGGGCACCTTCCCCGGCACGGCGGCCTGCCGCCGCCACTGGGCGTACTTCACGGCCTCGGCCAGAGCCCGCACGGCACGCTCGGCGGCGGGGTAGGCGGGGATGCGGCCGAGGATGGGGACGGCGGGGGTGTCGCCCGGGCCCGTGCCGGACCGCTGCTGCGTGAGCTGGTCGCCGGGCGCGGTCGGCGGCGCGGCGTGGGCGGTGGGCGGGACGGCTCGATCGGCCGGCGCAGCCGAAGCGTCCGGGGCAGCCGGCGCGGATGCACGCACCACCCGTGGCACCGCGGCCGTGCTCGTGGCGGCGGCGAGCGCCTCGGCCAGGCCGCCGATCTCCACATGGACGACGGCCACCGGCTTGGCCGGGCCCGTGGCCGCGGCGGTGCGCAAGGCGGCTGCCAGGACCTCACCGTCACCCGATTCCGCTTCGCCGTTCTCCCCCACCCAGGGGATCGCCGTCACGACCACCGCGTCACAGGTCCTGTCGGCGAGGGCCTCGGCCAGCGCGTCCCGGAAGTCCTGCGGGGTGGCCGCCGTGGTGAGGTCGCGGGGCGGGCGCGGGCGCAGCCCCTCGGCGAGGCAGGCGTCGTACGTGAGGAGGCCGAGGGACTCGGAGTTGCCGAGAATCGCGACCCGCGGGCCTTCCGGGAGGGGCTGGTCGGCGAGGAGCAGGCCCGCGTCGACCATCTCCGTCACCGTGTCGACGCGGATCACGCCCGCCTGCCGCATGAGCGCGGAGACCGTCGCGTCCGGGATCCGGCTGATCGGTACCGCATGGCCCGGTGGGGTGCTGCCGCTGTGCCGGGCGCCCTTCACCACGACCACAGGCTTCACCGCCGCGGTGCGTCGGGCGAGGCGGGTGAACTTGCGCGGGTTGCCGAGCGATTCGAGGTACAGCAGGGCGACGTCGGTGTCCGGGTCCTCGTACCAGTACTGCAGGAAGTCGTTGCCCGAGATGTCGGCGCGATTGCCCGCGGAGATGAACGTGGACAGGCCCGCGCCGCGCCGGTAGAGCCCGGAGAGCAGCGCGATGCCGATGGCGCCGGACTGCGTGAACAGGCCGATGCGTCCGGGCGCCGGCGATTCGGGGGCGAGGGAGGCGTTCAGCCGTACGGCGTCGGAGTTGTTGATGACGCCGAAGGCGTTCGGGCCGATGATGCGCATGCCGTACGAGCGGGCCTGGCGCACCAGTTCGCGCTGCCGCTCCCTGCCTTCGGCCCCCCACTCGGCGTATCCGGCGGAGAGGACGACGAGGCCCTGGACGCCGTGCTCGCCGCAGTCGGTGACGGCCTCCGGGACCCGGTCGGCGGGCACGGCGACGACCGCGAGGTCGACCGGTTCGCCGATCTCGCCGATGGAGCGGTGGGCGGGGACACCGTCGATCGTGGCCTGGTCCGCGGCGAACGCGCTGTTCACCGCGTACGCGCGGCCGGTGAATCCGGCGGCGAGGAGGTTGCGCAGGACCGTGCGGCCCACCCCGCCGGGGTTGCGGCCGGTGCCGACGACGGCGACGGAACCCGGCGCGATCAGCCGCTGCACCGACCGCGCCTCGGCCCGCTGCTCACGGGCGCGCTGGACGGCGAGGGACTCGGCGGTCGGTTCGAGGTCGAGGGTGAGGTGGACGGCGCCGTCCTCGAAGCTGCGCTGCTGGGTGTATCCGGCGTCCCGGAACACCTTGATCATCTTGTTGTTGGCGGGCAGCACCTCGGCGGCGAAGCGCCGGATGCCGCGCTCGCGGGCCACTGCGGCGATGTGTTCCAGCAGCGCCGACGCCACGCCGCGGCCCTGGTGGGCGTCCTGGACGAGGAAGGCGACCTCGGCCTCGTCGGCGGGGGCGGAGGCGGGCCGGCCGGTCGCGTCGATCCGGTCGTAGCGGACGGTGGCGATGAACTCGCCGCCGATCGTGACGGCGAGACCCACCCGGTCGACGTAGTCGTGATGGGTGAAGCGGTGCACGTCCTTGGCGGAGAGCCGCGGATAGGGGGCGAAGAACCGGTAGTACTTCGACTCGTCAGAAACCTGCTCGTAGAAGCTGACCAGTCGCTCGGCGTCGTCCGTGGTGATGGGCCTGATCCGGGCCGTGCCACCGTCGCGGAGCACCACGTCCGCTTCCCAGTGGTCGGGGTACGCGTGATGCGGACTCTGCTCCGGCGTGGGCTGCATGGGCAAAGCCTACGGCTCGGTCAGCGGTCGCGTACGGCTCGGGGCCGGGGCAGTCTGAGAGGGCCGATCGGCCTTGCGGCACGGGCTGCGGCACCGGGTCGCTGGTCGGCCGGAACATCGCGCACCACATGAGAGACTGGTCTAGACAACCATTGATTCGTGAAGGGCAGAACCATGGCTGAGCGCCGCGTCAATGTCGGTTGGACCGAGGGCCTGCACGCCCGCCCCGCTTCCATCTTCGTCCGTGCCGCCACGGCGTCGGGCGTCCCCGTGACGATCTCCAAGGCCGACGGCAGCCCGGTGAACGCCGCTTCCATGCTCGCGGTGCTCGGCCTCGGCGCGCAGGGCGGCGAGGAGATCGTGCTCTCGTCCGCGGCGGACGACTCCGAGGCGGCGCTCGACCGACTGGCGAGGCTGGTCGAGGAGGGGCTCGACGAGCTCCCGGAGACCGTCTGATTCCGGACTTCCCCGGACCGTTCCAGCCGGACGTATTTCTGCGGCAGAGCCGCGGCACCTTTGACCGGGGCCGCGGCTCTTTCGTTTTCGCGAACCATACCGATCCCCGGGCGCACTTCAGTCAGCTTCCGCGGTTTCCGGAGTTAATTCGGGCAGCCGAAACAAAGCCCAGCCGAATTACATCTCTTTGTATACGGCGCATGTGTTAATGACGGCCGCTCGCGGTGTTTACGGCATGTTGCGAAGTTCTCACCCGGCCGGGCCGCGGCGGGGCGGACTCACGGCCCGGGGTGCGGTCCGGGCTGCGGTCCGCACGCCGCAGCCGGTGCGCGGCGGTGGCGCGCTCGGCGTGCTGCGCGGCCAGCGCTCTGGCCCGTTCCGCGTCACCGCGCGCGACTGCGTCCACGATGGCCCCGTGCTCGGCCCAGGAATCGGTGGGGCGGGCCGGCTGCTCGACCGCGTACATCCAGGCGATCTTGTGCCGGAGCTGGGTGAGCAGCGCGATGAGGCCGGGGCTGCCGGAGGCCTGGGCGAGCGTCTCGTGGAACCAGCCGCCCAGCGAGCGCAGATCCTCGCCCTCGCCCCGCCTGGCCCGCTCCTGCCCCAGCCTGACCAGGCCGCGGAGGACTTTGAGGTGTGCCTCGGTGCGGCGCTGCGCGGCGCGGGCCGCACCCAGCGGCTCCAGCAGCATCCGGACCTCCAGCAGGTCGGCGGCCTCCTGCTCGGTGGGCTCGGCGACACAGGCTCCGGCGTGCCGGCGGGTGACCACGAAACCCTCGGACTCCAGGGTGCGCAGCGCTTCCCGTACCGGGACACGGGACACCCCGTAACGACGTGCGAGCAGTTCCTCGGTGAGTCTGCTGCCGCGTTCGAAGACACCGGAGACGATGTCGTCACGGATTGCCGTGCATACCGAATGCGCCGGAATGCGCATGTCCGAACCTCCGCCTTAATCCCCGCGAAACGCGGCCGATCGACGCCTGTTCTGTGACTCTATTGCAATGCGGCTGCATTTCCGACGCCGAGTCGAAATCCATGAATATCTTTTGGTCCGAAGACGGTTCGGCAAGCGCCTCCGGCGGGGGCCGGTCCGGGTACGCCGAAGGCCCCGGCGGGAAGCCGGGGCCTTCTGGGGTGCTGCGTCGGTCAGACGTTGACGCCGTGGGCGCGCAGATACGCGACGGGGTCCATGTCGGAGCCGTACGAAGGCGTGGTCCGGGCCTCGAAGTGGAGGTGCGGTCCGGTGGAGTTGCCGGTCGAGCCGGAGAAACCGATGCGCTGGCCCGCGCCGACGCTCTGGCCGACCGACACGCCGATCGACGAGAGGTGACCGTACTGGGTGTACGTGCCGTCCGTCATCCGGAGCACGATGTTGTTGCCGTACGCGCCGCCCCAGCCGGCCTCGACGACCGTGCCGGCGCCGACGGCGACGACGGAGCTGCCGGAGGGGGCGTGGAAGTCGATGCCCGAGTGGCGGCCGGAGGACCAGAGGGAGCCGCTGGACTTGTAGCCGGTGGTGACGTACGAACCGGCGATCGGGAGCTGGAAGGCTCCGAGGCGGGTGCGCTCGGCGGAACGGGCGGCGCGCGCCTTCGCCTCGCGGGCCGCCTTGGCGCGGGCTTCGGCCTTGGCCTCGGCTGCCGCCTTGGCGTTCGCTTCGGCCTTCGCCTTGGCAGCGGCCTTGGCCTGGGCGGCCGCCTTCGCCTTGGCGGCGATCTCGGCCTGGCGCTTCTGCACGTCGGCCTGGGTGGCCACCTGCTCGGCGAGGGTGCCCTCGATGGCGATGACCTGGTTCAGGCCGGTCTCGCTGACGGAGGGGGCTTCGGTACCGGCGGCGAGCGCCGGAGAGGCCAGCCCACCGATGACGCCGGTGGTGGCCAGAGCTGCGATGCCGGCTATCTGCGCGCTCTTGCGCGTCAGACGGTTCGGGGCACGGTGCTTCCCGGTGGGGCGGGTGAACGCCATGAGGTGGCTGGTCCTTTCCTTCCTTCTCGCCTACCGGGTTAGCTGACGGGTTCGGAGCAGGAAGGTCTCCTACGGATCCGCGAGCCCCACAAGAGGCGCGCAGGCATCCGATTCACCCCAGGGACTGCGTGGGTCCCCGGCTCCCCAGGCTCGCGCCTGACGGGGACTCGGCGATAGCTGCCCGGCGCCGCGGATGCGGCATACGGGTGACGGACAGCGCTGCCGACGCTAAGCGGGGGGACTTTCATTCACCAAACGGACAGGGCGTTTTGTAGCGCATCCCACAGGGCACACGGGCATCTATCCGACAAATCAGACAAAAGGGAAGACCCCGGCGAGAAGCCACTCGCAGGGGTCTCCCTCTGTCCCGATATGCGGTTATTTGATACGTCAGCCGGTAACGACCGACACCTCTCCGATGCCCAGCGCCCGGACCGGCTCCTCGATCTGCGCGGCGTCGCCGACGAGGATCGTGACCAGACGGTCCACCGGGAAGGCGCTGACCACCGCCGCGGTCGCCTCGACCGTGCCGGTCTCGGCGAGGCGGGCGTACAGCTGCGCCTGGTAGTCGTCCGGGAGGTGCTGCTCGACCTGGTCGGCGAGCGTGCCCGCGACCGAGGCCGCCGTCTCGAACTTCAGCGGGGCGACACCCACGAGGTTCTGCACGGCCGTCTCGCGCTCGGCGTCGGTCAGGCCCTCGGCCGCCAGCGTCCGCAGGACCGTCCACAGGTCGCCGAGCGCCGGTCCGGTGGATTCCGTGTCCACCGAGCCGCTGATGGCCAGCATCGCGGCGCCCGTCGCCCCGGAGGCGGAGTCCGGCGCCGACGACCGCAGGACCTGCGCGAAGGCCCGTACGCCGTAGGTGTAGCCCTTCTCCTCGCGCAGCACCCGGTCCAGCCGGGAGGTGAGCGTGCCGCCCAGGCAGTACGTGCCGAGGACCTGGGCCGGCCACACGCTGTCGTGCCGGTCGGCTCCGATGCGGCCGATCAGCAACTGGGTCTGCACGGCTCCTGGACGGTCGACGATGACCACTCGGCCGGTGTCGTCGGCGGTGATCGGCGGGACCGGCCGGGACTCGGCGCTGTTCCCGGACCAGTCGCCGACGGTGTCGGCGAGCAACGCCTCCAGGTCGATGCCCGTGAGATCACCGACGACCACGGCGGTCGCGGTGGAGGGGCGGACATGGGCCTCGTAGAAGCTGCGGACGGCCGCGGAGTCGATCCGCTCCACCGTCTCCTCGGTGCCCTGGCGCGGGCGCGACATCCGCGCGGTGGCCGGGAAGAGCTCCTTGGAGAGCTGCTTGGCGGCGCGGCGGGCCGGGTTGGCCTGCTCGTGCGGGATCTCGTCGAGCCGGTTGCGTACCAGCCGCTCGATCTCGCTGTCGGAGAACGCGGGTGCCCGCAGCGCCTCGGCGACCAGACCGAGCGCCTTGGCCAGCCGGGAGGCCGGGACCTCGAGGGAGACCCGGACGCCGGGGTGGTCGGCGTGCGCGTCGAGGGTGGCCCCGCAGCGCTCCAGCTCGGCTGCGAACTCCTCCGCGGAGTGCTTGTCGGTGCCCTCGGACAGCGCCCGCGCCATGATCGTGGCCACGCCGTCGAGGCCCTCGGGCTCGGCGTCCAGCGGGGCGTCGAGGTAGATCTCGACCGCGACGACCTGCTGGCCGGGGCGGTGGCAGCGCAGCACCGTGAGCCCGTTGGGCAGGGCGCCGCGCTCGGGGGCGGGGAAGGCCCAGGGCCTGGCCGTGCCCGCGGTCGGCTGCGGGTGGTACTCCATCGATACTCCAGTCGCGGCAGCGTCGGTCACTTGTCCGCCCCTTCGTGCGCGTCGGTGTCGGCGTCCGTCTCGTCGGCGGCCGCCCCATCGGTGGACTCGGCCGGCTCGACCGGCTCGTAGACGAGCACCGCCCGGTTGTCGGGGTGAAGCTGGGCCCTGGCGGCCGCCTGGACCTCTTCCGCGGTGACGTCGAGCACCCGCTGGACGGCGGTCAGGGCGAGCTGCGGGTCACCGAACAGCACGGCGAACCGGCACAGTTCGTCGGCGCGGCCCGCCACCGTACCGAGCCGGTCCAGCCACTCGCGCTCCAACTGGGCCTGGGCGCGCTCCATTTCCTCGGGCGTCGGACCCTCGGCCGCGAACCGGGCCAGCTCCTCGTCGACCGCGGTCTCGATCTGCGCCACCTCGACCCCGCCGGACGTCTTCACGTCCAGCCAGCCGAGCGAGGGCGCACCGGCGAGCCGCAGCAGTCCGAATCCGGCCGCCACGGCCGTCCGGTCGCGGCGGACCAGGCGGTTGTGCAGCCGGGAGGACTCGCCACCGCCCAGCACGGTCAGCGCGAGGTCGGCGGCGTCGCACTCCCGGGTGCCGTCGTGCGGCAGCCGGTAGGCGGCCATCAGCGCCCGCGCCGGGACCTCCTCACGGACCTCTTCACGCAGCTGCTCGCCGATGGTCTCGGGGAGCGCGCCGTCGCGCGGCGGCTGCTTGCCGTCGTGGGACGGGATGGAGCCGAAGTACTTCTCGATCCAGGCGAGCGTCTGCTCGGAGTCGATGTCACCGACCACGGACAGCACCGCGTTGTTGGGCGCGTAGTACGTACGGAAGAAGGTGCGTGCGTCGTCGAGCGTCGCTGCGTCCAGGTCGGCCATCGAGCCGATCGGGGTGTGGTGGTACGGGTGGCCCTCCGGGTAGACGAGAGCGGTCAGCTTCTCGAACGCCGTGCCGTACGGCACGTTGTCGTAGCGCTGACGGCGCTCGTTCTTGACGACGTCCCGCTGGTTCTCCATGGACTCGTCGTCGAGCGCGGCGAGCAGTGAGCCCATCCGGTCGGCCTCGAGCCACAGGGCCAGCTCCAGCTGGTGCGTGGGCATCGTCTCGAAGTAGTTGGTCCGTTCGAAGCTGGTGGTCCCGTTGAGGGAGCCGCCGGCCCCCTGCACCAGTTCGAAGTGTCCGTTCCCCTTGACCTGTCCGGAGCCCTGGAACATCAGGTGCTCGAAGAGATGCGCCAGACCCGTGCGCCCCTTGACCTCGTGGCGCGAACCGACGTCGTACCAGAGGCACACCGCGGCGACCGGGGTCAGATGGTCCTCGGAGAGCACCACGCGCAGGCCGTTGGCCAGACGGTGCTCGGTCGCTGTCAAGCCGCCGGAGCCGGCCTGGGCTGTGGCCGTGTGACCCATGGGCATGTACGTCCCTTCGATCGCGATACTGGATTTCCTGCGAGACCTGCCACTGTAAGCAAGCGGACGGACACCTGGCGAAGTTCCCGTGCCGTGGAAGTTCGCGTGAAAGAGCGCCGGACGGCCCCTGAGGGCTGTCCCGTAATCCCTGGCGGCCGGACGACGACAGCTACGGCACCTCGCCGCGTTGCCGGAACGCCCGAATACGACCGGTATGAGGATGCCCTTCCGCCTTCCGATGCACCGCATCCGACGCCGCGCACTGATCCACCAGGGATTACGGGACAGCCCTTAGAGACGGGTCGAGGTCGGGGTTGTCAGTGCGGCGGTCCACAATGGTCCGCGTCAGAACCAGAGGTTGCCCGAACAGATCTGTGAAGGAGTCGCAGCAGCGATGGCCCGCCGCAGTACGAAGACCCCGCCGCCGGACGACTTCGAGGAGAAGATCCTCGACATCGACGTCGTCGACGAAATGCAGGGCTCCTTCCTCGAGTACGCCTACTCGGTGATCTACTCACGGGCCCTGCCGGACGCCCGCGACGGCATGAAGCCGGTGCACCGCCGCATCGTGTACCAGATGAACGAGATGGGGCTGCGCCCCGACCGCGGCTATGTGAAGTGTGCCCGCGTCGTCGGCGAGGTCATGGGCAAGTTGCACCCGCACGGCGACGCGTCGATCTACGACGCGCTGGTGCGGATGGCCCAGCCGTTCTCGATGCGGCTCCCTCTCGTCGACGGACACGGCAACTTCGGCTCGCTCGGAAACGACGACCCGCCGGCCGCCATGCGGTACACCGAGTGCCGGATGGCCGACGCCACGTCGCTGATGACGGAGTCGATCGACGAGGACACCGTCGGATTCCAGTCGAACTACGACGGTCAGGAGCAGGAGCCGCTCGTCCTCCCGGCCGCGTATCCGAACCTCCTGGTCAACGGCTCGTCCGGGATCGCGGTCGGCATGGCGACCAATATGCCGCCGCACAACCTGGGCGAGGTCATCGCCGCCGCCCGCCATCTCATCAAGCATCCGGGTGCGGACCTGGAGACCCTGATGCGGTTCGTTCCCGGTCCGGACCTGCCGACCGGGGGCCGGATCGTGGGCCTCGGCGGCATCAAGGACGCGTACGCGGCCGGCCGCGGCACGTTCAAGATCCGTGCGACCGTCTCCGTGGAGAACGCCACGGCGCGCCGCAAGGGTCTGGTCGTCACCGAACTGCCGTTCACCGTCGGTCCGGAGAAGGTGATCGCCAAGATCAAGGACCTGGTCTCGGCGAAGAAGCTCCAGGGCATCGCCGACGTCAAGGACCTCACCGACCGCGAGCACGGCCTGCGCCTGGTCATCGAGGTCAAGAACGGCTTCGTGCCCGAGGCCGTACTGGAGCAGCTCTACAAGCTGACGCCGATGGAGGAGTCCTTCGGCATCAACAATGTGGCGCTGGTCGACGGGCAGCCGCTCACGCTGGGCCTCAAGGAGCTCCTCGAGGTCTATCTCGACCACCGCTTCGACGTGGTGCGCCGCCGCAGCGAGTTCCGCCGGACCAAGCGTCGCGACCGGCTCCATCTGGTCGAGGGCCTGCTCGTCGCGCTGATCGACATCGACGAGGTCATCCGGCTCATCCGGTCCAGTGACAATTCGGCGCAGGCGAAGGAGCGGCTCATCGAGCACTTCTCGCTGAGCGAGATCCAGACGCAGTACATCCTGGACACCCCGCTGCGCCGGCTGACCCGGTTCGACCGGATCGAGCTGGAGAGCGAGCGGGACCGGCTCAACACCGAGATCGACGAGCTGACCGCGATCCTCGAATCGGACGCCGAGCTGCGCAAGCTGGTCTCCACCGAACTGGCCGCGGTCGCCAAGAAGTTCGGCACCGACCGGCGTACGGTGCTGCTGGAGTCGGCCGGTGCCCAGGTCGCTGCGGTGCCGCTGGAGGTCGCGGACGACCCGTGCCGGGTGCTGCTCTCCTCGACCGGTCTGCTGGCCCGTACGGCCACCGGCGACCCGATCGCGTTCGACGAGGACGCCAAGCGGGCCAAGCACGATGTGATCGTGTCGGCCGTGCCGGCGACGGCGCGCGGCGACGTGGGTGTGGTGACGTCCACCGGACGGTTGCTGCGGCTCGCGGTGATCGACCTGCCGCAGCTCCCGGACACGCACGCGGCGCCCAATCTCTCGGGCGGGGCGATGGTTTCGGAGTTCCTCACGCTGGACAACGACGAGGAAGTCGTCTGCCTCACCACGCTCGACGAGTCCTCCCCCGGCCTGGCGATCGGCACCCTGCAGGGGGTCGTCAAGCGGGTGGTGCCGGACTACCCGGCCAACAAGGACGAGTTGGAGGTCATCACGCTCAAGGAGGGTGACCGGATCGTCGGCGCCGCCGAACTGCGTACCGGCGAGGAGGACCTGGTCTTCATCACGTCCGACGCGCAGCTGCTGCGCTACCCGGCGGCGCAGGTGCGGCCGCAGGGCCGGCCGGCCGGCGGTATGGCGGGGGTGAAGCTGGCGACGGGCGCCGAGGTGCTCTCGTTCGGCGCGGTGGATCCGGCGGTGGACGCGATGGTGTTCACGGTGGCGGGCTCGCACGGCACGCTGGACGACTCGGTGCTGACGGCGAAGCTCACACCGTTCGACCAGTATCCGCGCAAGGGCCGGGCCACCGGTGGAGTGCGCTGTCAGCGGTTCCTCAAGGGTGAGGACGTCCTGGTGTTCGCCTGGGCGGGCGCGCTGCCGGCGCGGGCGGCGCAGAAGAACGGCACGCCGACGGAGCTGCCGGAGCCGGATCCGCGGCGCGACGGTTCGGGTACGCCGCTGGCCAAGCCGGTCGCGGTGATCGCCGGACCGGTGTAGCCGGCCGCCCGGCCCCTGCGGCCGGGCGGTGCCAGGCCGATGGGCTACGCGTCGTCGACCGGCTGCTGTACGTACCGCAGGACGCCCCACATGCTCTGCTCATGTGCGGCGTCCTGCGGCGTGTCCGGGGACATTGCCTCGTGCGGGGCGGTGTCCGGCGCAGCAGATGCGGAGTTCTCGCGGCAGTCGGTCAGTTCCTTGTGCAGGGTGTCCGGGTCGATGCCGGAGCCGATCAGCACGAGCTGGGTGAGACGCGGTTCGTCGCGCTTCCAGGGCCGGGGGCCGAACCGCAGGAATCTGCCGACGGCATGCAGCGCATATGTGTTGCCGCGGTCGCCCGCGCCGAAGTCGACGAACCCCTTGAGCCGGTAGAGGCCCTCGGGCCGGGAGTCGAGAAACTCCATCAGTCGGCGGGGGTTCATGGGCACGTCGGAGGTGAAGGAGACACTCTCGTACGCGGCGTGCAGATGCCCCGCGTGTGCCTCGGCGTCCCCTTCCGCCCCTTCCTCCAGCAGGAGGTCCTCGAAGGTGAGCTGACGCATCCTCTCCTCACCGTCCGGCCGCAGCGCCGGGTCGAAGAGCAGTTCCGGGTCGATGCGCCCGTACGTGGCGGAGATGACGGCCGCCCCGCTGCCGGTCGCCGCGATGGCCTTGCGGATGCGGCTCTGTTCCTCGTCCTCGATCCGGTCGGTCTTGTTCAGCACGACCAGATCGGCGACGCCGAGATGGCGGTCGATCTCCGGATGGCGCCCCCGGGTGGCATCGAATTCGGCGGCGTCGACGACCTCGACCAGTCCCCCGTACACGATGTGCGGGTTGTCGCTGGCCAGCAGCATCCTTACGAGCTCCTGGGGTTCGGCGAGTCCGCTCGCCTCGATGACGATCACATCGAGGCGGGCGGCGGGCCGGGTGAGCGTCTCCAGGAAGGTGTCGAGTTCGCTCGCGTCGACGGCACAGCACAGGCAGCCGTTGCCCAGCGAGACGGTCGAGCCGACCTGGCCCGAGACCGTCATGGCATCGATCTCGATGGAGCCGAAATCGTTGACGATCACACCGATCCTGTTCCCCGCACGGTGGCGCAGGAGGTGGTTGAGCAGAGTCGTCTTGCCGGATCCCAGGAACCCGGCCAGGACGATGACCGGGATCTGCTGCTTACGGGGCGGGGACGACGGGTTCAACGGGGGCCTTCCTAAGGGAAACGTCAGGGCGCCGGGACCGGCTGGGGCGGCGTCGGACCGATGTAGCGGGCCGCCGGACGGATGATCTTGGAGTCCTCCGCCTGCTCCAGGATATTGGCG harbors:
- a CDS encoding M16 family metallopeptidase — protein: MEYHPQPTAGTARPWAFPAPERGALPNGLTVLRCHRPGQQVVAVEIYLDAPLDAEPEGLDGVATIMARALSEGTDKHSAEEFAAELERCGATLDAHADHPGVRVSLEVPASRLAKALGLVAEALRAPAFSDSEIERLVRNRLDEIPHEQANPARRAAKQLSKELFPATARMSRPRQGTEETVERIDSAAVRSFYEAHVRPSTATAVVVGDLTGIDLEALLADTVGDWSGNSAESRPVPPITADDTGRVVIVDRPGAVQTQLLIGRIGADRHDSVWPAQVLGTYCLGGTLTSRLDRVLREEKGYTYGVRAFAQVLRSSAPDSASGATGAAMLAISGSVDTESTGPALGDLWTVLRTLAAEGLTDAERETAVQNLVGVAPLKFETAASVAGTLADQVEQHLPDDYQAQLYARLAETGTVEATAAVVSAFPVDRLVTILVGDAAQIEEPVRALGIGEVSVVTG
- a CDS encoding HPr family phosphocarrier protein, with amino-acid sequence MAERRVNVGWTEGLHARPASIFVRAATASGVPVTISKADGSPVNAASMLAVLGLGAQGGEEIVLSSAADDSEAALDRLARLVEEGLDELPETV
- a CDS encoding M23 family metallopeptidase, which gives rise to MAFTRPTGKHRAPNRLTRKSAQIAGIAALATTGVIGGLASPALAAGTEAPSVSETGLNQVIAIEGTLAEQVATQADVQKRQAEIAAKAKAAAQAKAAAKAKAEANAKAAAEAKAEARAKAAREAKARAARSAERTRLGAFQLPIAGSYVTTGYKSSGSLWSSGRHSGIDFHAPSGSSVVAVGAGTVVEAGWGGAYGNNIVLRMTDGTYTQYGHLSSIGVSVGQSVGAGQRIGFSGSTGNSTGPHLHFEARTTPSYGSDMDPVAYLRAHGVNV
- a CDS encoding M16 family metallopeptidase, which translates into the protein MPMGHTATAQAGSGGLTATEHRLANGLRVVLSEDHLTPVAAVCLWYDVGSRHEVKGRTGLAHLFEHLMFQGSGQVKGNGHFELVQGAGGSLNGTTSFERTNYFETMPTHQLELALWLEADRMGSLLAALDDESMENQRDVVKNERRQRYDNVPYGTAFEKLTALVYPEGHPYHHTPIGSMADLDAATLDDARTFFRTYYAPNNAVLSVVGDIDSEQTLAWIEKYFGSIPSHDGKQPPRDGALPETIGEQLREEVREEVPARALMAAYRLPHDGTRECDAADLALTVLGGGESSRLHNRLVRRDRTAVAAGFGLLRLAGAPSLGWLDVKTSGGVEVAQIETAVDEELARFAAEGPTPEEMERAQAQLEREWLDRLGTVAGRADELCRFAVLFGDPQLALTAVQRVLDVTAEEVQAAARAQLHPDNRAVLVYEPVEPAESTDGAAADETDADTDAHEGADK
- a CDS encoding GntR family transcriptional regulator codes for the protein MRIPAHSVCTAIRDDIVSGVFERGSRLTEELLARRYGVSRVPVREALRTLESEGFVVTRRHAGACVAEPTEQEAADLLEVRMLLEPLGAARAAQRRTEAHLKVLRGLVRLGQERARRGEGEDLRSLGGWFHETLAQASGSPGLIALLTQLRHKIAWMYAVEQPARPTDSWAEHGAIVDAVARGDAERARALAAQHAERATAAHRLRRADRSPDRTPGRESAPPRPGRVRTSQHAVNTASGRH
- a CDS encoding bifunctional acetate--CoA ligase family protein/GNAT family N-acetyltransferase; the protein is MQPTPEQSPHHAYPDHWEADVVLRDGGTARIRPITTDDAERLVSFYEQVSDESKYYRFFAPYPRLSAKDVHRFTHHDYVDRVGLAVTIGGEFIATVRYDRIDATGRPASAPADEAEVAFLVQDAHQGRGVASALLEHIAAVARERGIRRFAAEVLPANNKMIKVFRDAGYTQQRSFEDGAVHLTLDLEPTAESLAVQRAREQRAEARSVQRLIAPGSVAVVGTGRNPGGVGRTVLRNLLAAGFTGRAYAVNSAFAADQATIDGVPAHRSIGEIGEPVDLAVVAVPADRVPEAVTDCGEHGVQGLVVLSAGYAEWGAEGRERQRELVRQARSYGMRIIGPNAFGVINNSDAVRLNASLAPESPAPGRIGLFTQSGAIGIALLSGLYRRGAGLSTFISAGNRADISGNDFLQYWYEDPDTDVALLYLESLGNPRKFTRLARRTAAVKPVVVVKGARHSGSTPPGHAVPISRIPDATVSALMRQAGVIRVDTVTEMVDAGLLLADQPLPEGPRVAILGNSESLGLLTYDACLAEGLRPRPPRDLTTAATPQDFRDALAEALADRTCDAVVVTAIPWVGENGEAESGDGEVLAAALRTAAATGPAKPVAVVHVEIGGLAEALAAATSTAAVPRVVRASAPAAPDASAAPADRAVPPTAHAAPPTAPGDQLTQQRSGTGPGDTPAVPILGRIPAYPAAERAVRALAEAVKYAQWRRQAAVPGKVPEFLDDTIDEAGAAARIDALLGPDPDPRGRPLSHDEACELLGRYGITVRPTLPAPDPDAAVAAAARLGYPVALKTTAPHLRHRADLGGVRLDVANETALRRAYGELTDLLGKPTELQPVVQSMAPRGVDTVVRATIDPAAGAVLSFGLAGAPSELLGDTAHRLVPATDRDAAELIRSIRAAPVLFGWRGSAPVDTAALEELLLRVSRLVDDHPEVVSVALEPVVVATQGLTVLGASVRLAPPPARTDLGPRRLPNY